Proteins co-encoded in one Bubalus bubalis isolate 160015118507 breed Murrah chromosome 7, NDDB_SH_1, whole genome shotgun sequence genomic window:
- the NPFFR2 gene encoding neuropeptide FF receptor 2 has protein sequence MSEEWDSNSTENWRYIWSNATTHDLYSDINITYVNYYLHQPQVAAIFIIFYFLIFFLCMVGNTVVCFIVMRNKHMHTVTNLFILNLAISDLLVGIFCMPITLLDNIIAGWPFGSTMCKISGLVQGISVAASVFTLVAIAVDRFRCVIYPFKPKLTIKTAFVIIMIIWVLAIAIMSPSAIMLHVQEEKNYRVRFNSQDKTSPVYWCREDWPSQEMRRIYTTVLFANIYLAPLSLIVIMYGRIGISLFKRKVPHTGKQNQEQWHVVSKKKQKIIKMLLTVALLFILSWLPLWTLMMLSDYVDLSPNELQVINIYIYPFAHWLAFCNSSVNPIIYGFFNENFRRGFQDAFHLQLCQKRAKSKEAYTLRAKNTMVINTSHLSAQESTVKNPHEETVLCRISAEKPLQELMMEELGEITSSNEM, from the exons ATGAGTGAGGAATGGGATTCAAACTCTACAGAAAACTGGCGTTACATTTGGAGTAATGCCACAACACATGATCTGTACTCAGATATCAATATCACCTATGTGAACTACTATCTCCACCAGCCTCAAGTGGCAGCGATCttcattattttctactttttgatCTTCTTCCTATGCATGGTGGGAAATACAGTGGTTTGCTTCATTGTAATGAGGAACAAACATATGCACACAGTCACTAATCTCTTCATCTTGAACCTGGCCATAAGTGATCTACTAGTCGGTATATTCTGTATGCCTATCACACTGCTGGACAATATTATAGCAG GATGGCCTTTTGGAAGTACAATGTGCAAGATCAGTGGCTTGGTTCAGGGAATATCCGTTGCGGCTTCTGTCTTTACTTTAGTTGCAATAGCAGTGGATAG GTTCCGGTGTGTCATCTACCCTTTTAAACCAAAGCTCACTATCAAGACGGCGTTTGTcatcattatgattatctgggtcctggcCATTGCCATCATGTCCCCATCTGCAATAATGTTACAtgtacaggaagaaaaaaattaccgAGTGAGATTCAACTCCCAGGATAAAACCAGCCCAGTCTACTGGTGCCGGGAAGACTGGCCAAGTCAGGAAATGAGGAGGATTTATACCACAGTGCTGTTTGCCAATATctacctggctcccctgtccctcattGTCATCATGTATGGAAGGATTGGAATTTCACTGTTCAAGAGGAAAGTGCCCCACACAGGCAAACAGAACCAGGAGCAGTGGCACGTGGTATCCAAGAAGAAGCAGAAGATCATTAAGATGCTCCTGACCGTGGCCCTGCTTTTCATTCTCTCCTGGTTGCCCCTGTGGACCCTGATGATGCTCTCAGATTATGTTGATCTGTCTCCAAATGAACTGCAGGTCATCAATATCTACATCTACCCTTTTGCACACTGGCTGGCCTTCTGCAACAGCAGCGTCAACCCCATCATTTATGGTTTCTTCAATGAAAATTTTCGTCGTGGTTTCCAAGATGCTTTTCACCTCCAGCTCTGCCAAAAAAGAGCAAAGTCCAAGGAAGCCTACACTCTGAGAGCTAAAAACACTATGGTCATCAACACATCTCATCTGTCAGCACAGGAATCGACAGTTAAAAACCCACACGAGGAAACTGTGCTTTGTAGGATAAGTGCTGAAAAGCCCTTACAGGAATTAATGATGGAAGAATTAGGAGAAATTACCAGTAGCAATGAGATGTAA